In a single window of the Chloroflexota bacterium genome:
- a CDS encoding uracil-DNA glycosylase, translating to MVGESRRRDEARGAALTELQQRIADCRRCPRLVAWRERTAREKRAAYRSETYWGRPVPGFGDPTARILIVGLAPAAHGGNRTGRVFTGDRSGNFLFGALHRAGLANQSTSTHRGDGLRLRNAFVTATVRCAPPANKPTTEERENCRAYLETELDLLADVRVMIALGGYAWSQVVRICRARGDVPSPTPARFGHGAEVTLGDRTLLGSYHPSQQNTFTGRLTPDMLDHVLERAVGLAGENAR from the coding sequence ATGGTCGGGGAGTCGCGCCGCCGGGATGAAGCGCGGGGCGCCGCGCTCACCGAGCTCCAACAGCGGATCGCCGACTGCCGGCGCTGCCCGCGATTGGTGGCATGGCGGGAGCGGACCGCGCGTGAGAAGCGCGCCGCCTATCGCTCCGAGACCTATTGGGGGCGTCCGGTGCCCGGATTCGGCGACCCGACGGCTCGGATTCTCATCGTCGGTCTCGCGCCCGCCGCGCACGGCGGCAACCGCACCGGACGGGTGTTCACCGGCGACCGCTCCGGCAACTTCCTGTTCGGCGCCCTGCACCGGGCGGGTCTGGCCAACCAGTCCACGAGCACCCACCGGGGCGACGGCCTACGGCTGCGCAACGCGTTCGTCACCGCCACGGTGCGCTGCGCGCCGCCCGCCAACAAGCCGACCACCGAGGAGCGCGAGAACTGCCGCGCCTACCTGGAGACCGAGCTCGACCTGCTCGCCGACGTCCGCGTGATGATCGCCCTGGGCGGCTACGCCTGGTCGCAAGTCGTGCGCATTTGCCGCGCTCGGGGGGACGTGCCGTCGCCCACGCCGGCGCGCTTCGGCCACGGCGCCGAGGTCACGCTGGGCGACCGGACGCTGCTCGGCTCCTATCACCCCAGCCAGCAGAACACATTCACCGGCCGCCTCACGCCGGACATGCTGGACCACGTGCTCGAACGGGCGGTGGGGCTGGCGGGCGAGAACGCTCGTTAG
- a CDS encoding single-stranded DNA-binding protein: MNDDGGRRRGRSRGLNKVQIIGNLGRDPELRFTQDGTPVANFTVAVNETWRSRGGEQRERTEWFRVVVWSQLAEVANQYLRRGARVYLEGRLQTREWQDREGNDRTSTELVVRDLIMLGGRDDADGPPRDDDGGGGDRREPRGQQPQGGRANDDDSITADDLPF, translated from the coding sequence ATGAACGACGACGGCGGCCGTCGCCGCGGTCGGTCCCGTGGGCTCAACAAGGTGCAGATCATCGGCAATCTTGGCCGTGATCCCGAGCTGCGCTTCACGCAGGACGGCACGCCGGTCGCCAATTTCACCGTGGCGGTCAACGAGACTTGGCGCAGCCGCGGCGGCGAGCAGCGCGAGCGCACCGAATGGTTCCGCGTTGTCGTCTGGAGCCAGTTGGCCGAGGTTGCGAATCAGTATCTCCGGCGCGGCGCCAGGGTGTATCTGGAAGGTCGCCTTCAGACGCGCGAATGGCAAGACCGCGAGGGCAACGACCGCACGAGCACCGAGCTTGTCGTGCGCGACCTGATCATGCTCGGCGGGCGCGACGACGCCGATGGGCCGCCGCGCGACGACGACGGCGGCGGCGGGGACCGGCGCGAACCTCGCGGTCAGCAGCCCCAGGGCGGCCGCGCCAACGATGACGACTCGATCACCGCCGACGACCTCCCCTTTTGA
- the rpsF gene encoding 30S ribosomal protein S6 has protein sequence MVRDYALVVIYGVERIPTLTSSHIDTVADHISGAGGEVNSVNSWGKRKLAYSIQDEREGHYVLLEFSADPSRIWNLEQSLRINEDVMRFLIARQEFDMSPALAVESEGRR, from the coding sequence TTGGTACGCGACTACGCGCTCGTGGTGATCTATGGCGTCGAGCGCATCCCCACCCTGACCTCGAGTCACATTGACACCGTGGCGGACCACATCAGCGGCGCGGGCGGCGAGGTCAACAGCGTGAACAGCTGGGGCAAGCGCAAGCTCGCCTACTCCATTCAAGACGAGCGCGAAGGGCACTATGTGCTGCTGGAGTTCTCCGCCGATCCGTCTCGCATCTGGAATCTCGAGCAGTCGCTGCGCATCAACGAGGACGTGATGCGTTTCCTGATTGCACGTCAAGAGTTCGATATGTCGCCCGCGCTGGCGGTCGAGAGCGAAGGCCGGCGATGA
- a CDS encoding alpha/beta hydrolase — MASWSQLLWLAALAGGAWAATRGRPQPFDVEAHLDGGTLRPVSEGRLYHRAVGAGPDLVMLPGFGGNVSTWEFITPPLAETHRVHWVDLLGHGLSDKPAAANYGAPAQAERLGQLLRAEGLERVVIVGSSAAGQPAVALAARHPDRVAGLVLVDPFLVAGPGVRLGIWLTRQLPGTSGIVLRTLSSQRWYVRLSNMIGRRHPLTVDRATVDRQYLPYGAPGFLDALPALLAGVDPAPAQASIGQVRCPVLLIWGAADRLAGRGQALALAASFQDAEPVILEDAGHVPQEEVPEQVVACMRPFLERVHRQSLSQNGRGVAPPG, encoded by the coding sequence ATGGCGTCCTGGTCCCAACTGCTATGGCTGGCTGCGCTGGCGGGCGGCGCCTGGGCGGCGACGCGCGGGCGACCGCAGCCGTTTGACGTGGAAGCCCACCTGGACGGGGGAACGCTGCGGCCGGTGTCGGAAGGACGGCTCTACCACCGGGCGGTAGGCGCCGGACCCGACCTGGTGATGCTTCCGGGCTTCGGCGGCAATGTCAGCACCTGGGAATTCATCACCCCGCCGCTGGCGGAGACCCATCGCGTGCACTGGGTGGACCTGCTGGGGCACGGGCTCTCGGACAAGCCGGCCGCAGCGAACTATGGCGCTCCCGCGCAGGCCGAGCGGCTGGGCCAGCTGCTCCGCGCCGAGGGGCTTGAGCGCGTGGTCATCGTGGGCAGCTCGGCCGCCGGTCAGCCCGCCGTCGCCCTGGCCGCGCGGCATCCAGACCGGGTGGCGGGGCTGGTGCTGGTCGATCCCTTCCTGGTCGCCGGGCCCGGGGTTCGCCTGGGCATCTGGCTCACCCGGCAGCTGCCGGGCACGTCGGGAATCGTGCTGCGCACGCTGAGCTCGCAGCGATGGTACGTGCGCCTGAGCAACATGATCGGCCGGCGGCATCCGCTGACCGTGGACCGGGCGACGGTGGACCGGCAGTACCTGCCCTATGGCGCGCCCGGGTTCCTGGACGCTCTGCCCGCACTCCTTGCCGGCGTCGATCCCGCCCCGGCGCAAGCATCGATCGGCCAGGTGCGGTGCCCGGTGCTGTTGATCTGGGGCGCGGCGGATCGACTGGCGGGCCGCGGTCAAGCCCTGGCCCTGGCGGCAAGTTTCCAGGACGCCGAACCCGTGATCCTGGAAGACGCCGGCCACGTGCCCCAGGAGGAAGTGCCCGAACAGGTGGTCGCCTGCATGCGACCGTTCCTGGAGCGCGTACACCGTCAGAGCCTCTCTCAGAATGGTCGGGGAGTCGCGCCGCCGGGATGA